From a single Vibrio tubiashii genomic region:
- the pykF gene encoding pyruvate kinase PykF, translating to MKKTKIVCTIGPKTESVEKLTELVNAGMNVMRLNFSHGDYEEHGTRIANFRKVMEESGKQLAILLDTKGPEIRTIKLENGDDVDLVAGQEFTFTTDISVVGNKDKVAVTYAGFAADLNVGNTILVDDGLIEMEVLATSETEVKCKVLNNGALGENKGVNLPGVSVNLPALSEKDKNDLKFGCEQGVDFVAASFIRKASDVQEIREVLAANGGENIHIISKIENQEGVDNFDEILELSDGIMVARGDLGVEIPAEEVIFAQKMMIEKCNRARKMVITATQMLDSMINNPRPTRAEAGDVANAVMDGTDAVMLSGETAKGKYPVEAVTIMAQIANRTDSALKAELGSRLDSPRLRITEAVCKGAVDTAEKLAAPLIVVATEGGKSARSVRKYFPTANILALTTNTKTAAQLVLTKGVTPVVVDSIENTDAFYVAGKELALESGLGNKGDIVVMVSGALVASGTTNTASVHVL from the coding sequence ATGAAAAAGACCAAAATCGTATGTACGATTGGCCCTAAAACTGAATCTGTAGAGAAGCTAACTGAACTAGTAAACGCAGGCATGAATGTAATGCGCCTGAACTTCTCTCACGGTGACTACGAAGAGCACGGCACTCGTATCGCGAACTTCCGCAAAGTAATGGAAGAGTCTGGTAAGCAGCTTGCTATCCTTCTAGATACTAAAGGCCCAGAAATCCGTACTATCAAACTAGAAAACGGCGATGACGTTGATCTAGTAGCTGGTCAAGAGTTCACTTTCACAACTGATATCTCAGTTGTAGGTAACAAAGATAAAGTAGCAGTAACTTACGCTGGTTTCGCAGCAGACCTAAACGTTGGTAACACTATCCTAGTAGACGACGGTCTAATCGAAATGGAAGTACTTGCGACTTCTGAAACTGAAGTTAAGTGTAAAGTTCTTAACAACGGTGCACTAGGTGAAAACAAAGGTGTTAACCTACCAGGCGTTTCAGTAAACCTACCTGCTCTATCTGAAAAAGATAAGAACGACCTTAAGTTTGGTTGTGAGCAAGGCGTTGACTTCGTTGCTGCTTCATTCATTCGTAAAGCTTCTGACGTTCAAGAAATCCGTGAAGTACTTGCTGCAAACGGTGGCGAGAACATCCACATCATCTCTAAGATCGAAAACCAAGAAGGTGTTGATAACTTCGACGAGATCCTAGAGCTTTCTGACGGCATCATGGTTGCTCGTGGCGACCTAGGTGTTGAAATTCCAGCTGAAGAAGTAATCTTCGCTCAGAAGATGATGATCGAGAAGTGTAACCGTGCACGTAAGATGGTTATCACTGCAACTCAAATGCTTGATTCTATGATCAACAACCCACGTCCTACTCGTGCGGAAGCAGGCGACGTTGCTAACGCAGTAATGGACGGTACTGACGCAGTAATGCTTTCTGGCGAAACTGCAAAAGGTAAGTACCCTGTTGAAGCGGTAACTATCATGGCTCAAATCGCGAACCGTACTGATTCAGCACTAAAAGCTGAGCTTGGTTCTCGCCTAGATAGCCCACGTCTACGCATCACTGAAGCAGTATGTAAAGGCGCAGTTGATACAGCTGAGAAACTAGCAGCTCCTCTAATCGTTGTTGCAACTGAAGGTGGTAAATCAGCACGTTCAGTACGTAAGTACTTCCCAACAGCGAACATCCTAGCGCTTACAACTAACACTAAGACAGCAGCACAGCTAGTTCTAACTAAAGGTGTTACTCCAGTTGTTGTTGATTCTATCGAGAACACAGATGCGTTCTACGTAGCAGGTAAAGAACTTGCACTAGAGTCTGGCCTAGGTAACAAAGGCGACATCGTTGTTATGGTATCTGGTGCACTTGTTGCTTCTGGTACAACAAACACTGCATCTGTACACGTTCTATAA
- the glmS gene encoding glutamine--fructose-6-phosphate transaminase (isomerizing), giving the protein MCGIVGAVAQRDVAEILVEGLRRLEYRGYDSAGVAIVDGESNLTRVRRLGKVQELADAVDSAQVVGGTGIAHTRWATHGEPSEANAHPHMSGDIAVVHNGIIENHEELRELLKSRGYVFESQTDTEVIAHMVEWELRSSETLLEAVQKTAKQLEGAYGTVALDRKDPSRIVVARSGSPIVIGFGVGENFLASDQLALLNVTRRFMYLEEGDVAEITRREVTVFDASGEHVEREITESNAEHDAGDKGQYRHFMQKEIYEQPTALINTMEGRITSDSVVTEAIGVNAAEILSKVEHVQIVACGTSYNAGMTARYWFEDLAGVSCDVEIASEFRYRKFVTRPNSLLITLSQSGETADTLAALRLAKEKGYMAAMTICNVAGSSLVRESDFAFMTRAGVEIGVASTKAFTTQLSALLMLVTALGKQQSRISKEKEQEIVEALHALPKQINAALSFEKDIEELATDFADKHHTLFLGRGEFYPIAMEASLKLKEISYIHAEAYAAGELKHGPLALIDADMPVVVVAPSNELLEKLKSNVEEVRARGGLLYVFADADAGFEADETMKIITMPHVSEITAPIYYTIPMQLLSYYVALIKGTDVDQPRNLAKAVTVE; this is encoded by the coding sequence ATGTGTGGAATCGTCGGTGCTGTTGCACAACGAGATGTCGCTGAAATTTTAGTAGAAGGATTACGTCGCCTTGAATACCGTGGTTATGACTCTGCGGGTGTGGCGATTGTTGATGGTGAGTCAAACCTAACTCGCGTTCGTCGCCTTGGTAAAGTGCAAGAGCTAGCAGACGCGGTAGATTCGGCACAAGTTGTCGGCGGAACAGGTATTGCGCACACTCGCTGGGCAACGCATGGTGAACCTTCTGAAGCGAATGCCCACCCACATATGTCAGGCGACATTGCAGTGGTGCACAACGGTATTATTGAGAACCACGAAGAGCTACGTGAGCTACTTAAGTCTCGCGGTTACGTCTTTGAATCTCAAACAGATACTGAAGTGATCGCTCATATGGTTGAGTGGGAGCTACGTAGTTCTGAAACACTATTAGAAGCAGTCCAAAAGACCGCGAAGCAACTTGAAGGTGCTTACGGCACAGTGGCATTGGATCGTAAAGACCCTTCGCGTATTGTCGTTGCTCGTTCAGGCAGCCCTATCGTGATTGGTTTTGGTGTCGGTGAGAACTTCCTTGCCTCTGACCAGCTTGCTCTGCTTAACGTGACTCGCCGTTTTATGTACCTAGAAGAAGGTGACGTTGCGGAAATTACACGCCGTGAAGTGACGGTATTTGATGCTTCAGGTGAGCATGTAGAACGTGAGATTACGGAATCTAATGCTGAGCATGATGCGGGTGACAAAGGTCAGTACCGTCACTTTATGCAAAAAGAGATTTATGAGCAGCCAACGGCACTGATCAACACCATGGAAGGCCGTATTACATCAGACTCTGTGGTAACCGAAGCTATCGGTGTTAATGCAGCGGAAATCCTAAGCAAAGTCGAGCATGTACAAATCGTTGCGTGTGGTACTTCTTACAATGCAGGTATGACAGCTCGTTACTGGTTTGAAGATCTCGCTGGCGTAAGCTGTGACGTAGAAATTGCTTCTGAGTTCCGTTACCGCAAATTTGTGACGCGTCCGAACAGCCTGTTAATCACGCTTTCTCAATCCGGTGAAACTGCTGATACTTTAGCAGCTCTGCGCCTAGCCAAAGAGAAAGGCTATATGGCTGCAATGACGATTTGTAACGTTGCTGGCTCTTCGCTGGTTCGTGAGTCTGATTTTGCCTTTATGACACGTGCTGGCGTAGAAATTGGCGTGGCGTCAACCAAAGCCTTTACCACTCAGCTTTCAGCTTTGCTGATGTTAGTGACTGCATTAGGTAAGCAACAAAGTCGTATCAGCAAAGAAAAAGAGCAAGAGATTGTTGAAGCGCTTCATGCACTACCTAAGCAAATTAATGCTGCGCTCTCTTTTGAGAAAGACATTGAAGAGTTGGCGACAGATTTTGCTGATAAGCACCATACACTGTTCTTAGGTCGTGGTGAGTTTTACCCAATCGCAATGGAAGCCTCTCTTAAACTAAAAGAGATCTCTTACATCCACGCTGAAGCTTACGCTGCTGGTGAATTAAAGCATGGCCCACTAGCACTGATTGATGCAGACATGCCAGTTGTGGTGGTCGCGCCAAGTAACGAACTGTTAGAGAAGCTAAAATCGAACGTTGAAGAAGTTCGTGCACGTGGCGGTTTATTATATGTATTCGCCGATGCAGATGCGGGCTTTGAAGCTGATGAGACAATGAAGATCATCACTATGCCGCACGTCAGCGAGATTACGGCACCGATTTACTACACCATCCCGATGCAGCTTCTGTCTTACTACGTTGCTTTGATTAAAGGAACGGATGTTGACCAACCACGTAACCTAGCGAAAGCGGTGACAGTGGAATAA
- a CDS encoding IucA/IucC family protein: protein MLQTPLSPSDPVAKNQAQLNNRKAQLNTIMGLVNCYLREYAIPNNQVDWQYGSSSLPQTLKRNYSQQQRVAIHLPEQNGILLLPVEYVSQLGKVKLMGMPWSKLPGSGWCQLDALQTLTLLLNYLKQVLTIPFNHELVTQMENSLLVTEQFLNANRKPQQHNAFIASEQSLLWGHSFHPTPKSRSGVSMDDLLACSPEVGASVSLYWFEVDNELLDLLSADERHGPTAMIEQLAPKKPHSAGMTLYPCHPWESYTLLQNPLIQQAIEQGKVKPLGLGGEKMLPTSSVRTLYHPETKWFAKFSINVRLTNCVRKNAWYELDSAVQLSSILQPIKESEQLHNPVFKVMTEPFATTINLESIDDQQKEHITKARESFGILYRENLSLSEIDVLEPTLAGALFAYDRNGESCIAAQLKSKAQASETPYHDIATLWFERYLHCLIPGVFNYYFKHGVAFEPHLQNTLIGFEKGMPCCVWIRDLEGTKLLPEFWSPDSLNQLSERARQSVYYSREQGWNRIGYCTFINNISEAIFFIAEGNQSLERTLWRCVKSAIIRWQSVNGKQAELESLLNGGCLPSKNNFTTRLMQRADKESNYTQVQVPWTNHQGASHE from the coding sequence ATGTTACAAACTCCATTATCCCCGAGTGACCCAGTTGCGAAAAACCAAGCGCAACTGAACAATAGAAAAGCACAGCTCAATACTATTATGGGCCTCGTCAACTGCTATTTACGTGAGTACGCGATCCCTAATAACCAAGTCGATTGGCAGTATGGTTCGAGCTCTTTACCGCAAACATTGAAGCGTAACTATTCGCAGCAACAGCGGGTGGCGATTCATCTTCCTGAACAAAATGGGATTTTGTTATTGCCTGTTGAGTACGTAAGTCAACTGGGTAAAGTCAAACTAATGGGTATGCCTTGGAGCAAACTGCCAGGTTCCGGATGGTGCCAACTCGACGCACTACAAACCCTGACACTGCTACTCAACTATTTAAAACAAGTCTTAACCATTCCATTCAACCATGAGCTTGTCACTCAGATGGAAAACAGCCTGTTGGTCACGGAGCAATTTCTAAACGCGAACAGAAAACCTCAACAGCACAATGCGTTTATTGCTTCAGAGCAATCATTGCTTTGGGGCCACTCCTTCCACCCAACACCAAAAAGCCGCTCAGGTGTCAGTATGGATGATCTACTGGCCTGCTCACCAGAAGTAGGCGCCAGCGTCTCGCTATATTGGTTTGAAGTGGATAATGAGCTACTCGACCTACTGAGTGCAGATGAACGTCACGGACCGACTGCGATGATTGAGCAACTAGCTCCAAAAAAGCCCCACTCAGCGGGTATGACACTTTACCCTTGCCATCCATGGGAAAGTTACACGCTATTGCAAAACCCATTGATTCAGCAAGCCATTGAGCAAGGTAAAGTGAAGCCACTTGGGCTAGGCGGAGAAAAAATGCTGCCAACCTCATCGGTACGCACCTTATACCACCCAGAGACAAAGTGGTTCGCGAAATTTTCGATCAATGTTCGCTTAACCAATTGTGTGCGTAAAAACGCGTGGTATGAACTCGATAGCGCAGTACAACTGAGCTCGATTTTGCAGCCGATAAAAGAGAGCGAACAGTTGCACAATCCGGTTTTCAAGGTCATGACCGAACCCTTTGCTACCACCATCAATCTAGAGTCGATTGACGACCAACAAAAGGAACACATCACGAAAGCGCGAGAGTCTTTCGGTATCTTATATCGGGAGAACTTATCCTTAAGCGAAATTGATGTTTTGGAACCAACGTTGGCGGGCGCGTTATTCGCCTATGACCGCAATGGTGAAAGTTGTATCGCCGCACAATTGAAAAGCAAAGCACAAGCGTCAGAAACCCCCTATCACGATATCGCAACCCTGTGGTTTGAACGCTACTTACACTGCCTGATTCCCGGCGTGTTCAACTATTACTTTAAACATGGCGTCGCATTTGAGCCCCATTTGCAAAACACCCTGATTGGGTTTGAAAAGGGCATGCCCTGCTGCGTGTGGATACGTGATCTAGAGGGGACCAAACTGCTTCCAGAATTCTGGTCACCGGATTCATTAAACCAGCTCTCTGAACGCGCTCGTCAATCGGTTTACTATAGCCGTGAACAAGGTTGGAATCGTATAGGTTACTGTACCTTCATCAACAATATCAGCGAAGCCATTTTCTTCATTGCCGAAGGAAACCAATCCCTTGAGAGAACGCTTTGGCGCTGTGTGAAAAGTGCCATTATTCGCTGGCAATCTGTCAATGGAAAACAAGCTGAGCTTGAATCCTTGCTTAACGGTGGCTGCCTGCCGAGCAAAAACAACTTTACGACGCGCTTGATGCAAAGAGCGGATAAAGAATCCAACTACACGCAAGTTCAGGTGCCATGGACGAACCACCAAGGAGCCAGTCATGAATAA
- a CDS encoding IucA/IucC family protein: MNTNVLYLTQRLIDTCLREDLFGLVSQGVFINELPNELSLKAYGAEQTWLTFSAQGLNLYLPVKPCYYMQRWVYGVSNSHSPVGWFVEKNGIVESQLDYRDWIEVLKACADEGSHPLLNGYLQELECAEKHKQLCDQAFEQNSPTLMQPISELDSWASKLLQADQIASYLDHPYYPTARAKFGLSDKDLAQYAPEFAQRFTLRWLAIEKSLVTLTSAQPECWPTMEQVGLPADFALSHVLFPAHPLTLSSIESLPQGVIEAPNAFLEVTPTLSVRTVVVNHAPHVHIKVPLIMRSLGTKNIRLIKPSTLYDGHWFERLLTHLEQTDSELCGTLFHCNEKHGGHVGDDKTFAYIVREYPVNHCQDKALVPVAALASPMPDSRLFLEHLAEQYYQQDTLAWFTDYVDLLCKVHLTLWLRYGIALESNQQNAIIAFSDEGKMTLAMKDNDAARIWPSRFKSFEKSSPVQCEQLLDQRIKVDNELALGQMFTTITLQLDIAAIVEAMAAQGIASSGTLYSIVATSLSQHIAQLGAQGHDTKLARELLFDSPNLYAKYLLSSGSLLSKEASGASDINKYYGLSAPNFLLLTSEEAQHQYLTAIQHSVS, from the coding sequence ATGAATACCAACGTTTTATACCTGACTCAGCGCTTAATCGATACGTGCCTCCGCGAAGATCTGTTTGGATTAGTTTCCCAAGGCGTTTTCATTAACGAGCTCCCCAACGAACTAAGCCTTAAGGCGTACGGCGCAGAGCAAACTTGGCTAACTTTCTCTGCTCAAGGTTTAAATCTCTACCTGCCTGTTAAGCCTTGTTATTACATGCAGCGCTGGGTATACGGCGTTAGCAATTCTCACTCACCAGTAGGCTGGTTTGTTGAGAAAAACGGCATAGTTGAATCACAGCTAGATTACCGCGACTGGATTGAAGTCTTAAAGGCCTGTGCTGATGAAGGCTCCCATCCGTTGCTCAATGGGTATTTACAAGAACTTGAATGTGCTGAAAAACATAAACAGTTGTGTGACCAAGCATTCGAGCAAAACTCACCCACTTTGATGCAGCCAATATCTGAACTCGATAGTTGGGCGAGTAAGTTGTTACAAGCAGACCAAATCGCGTCATACTTAGATCATCCCTACTACCCGACTGCTCGCGCAAAGTTTGGTTTGAGTGATAAAGACTTAGCCCAGTATGCCCCTGAGTTTGCTCAGCGTTTTACCTTACGTTGGTTGGCGATCGAGAAATCACTTGTCACCTTGACCTCTGCCCAGCCGGAGTGTTGGCCGACGATGGAACAAGTTGGCTTGCCTGCTGACTTTGCGCTAAGCCATGTGCTTTTCCCTGCTCATCCATTGACGCTAAGCAGTATAGAGTCACTACCTCAAGGCGTGATTGAAGCTCCAAACGCTTTCCTTGAAGTTACGCCGACCTTATCGGTGCGTACTGTGGTCGTAAACCATGCCCCGCATGTGCATATTAAAGTGCCACTTATCATGCGCTCATTAGGGACCAAGAATATCCGCCTTATTAAGCCATCAACACTTTATGACGGTCATTGGTTTGAGCGTTTGCTTACGCATTTAGAGCAAACTGATAGTGAACTCTGTGGCACGCTTTTCCATTGCAACGAAAAGCATGGCGGACACGTTGGCGATGACAAGACTTTCGCTTACATTGTGCGCGAGTACCCGGTTAACCACTGCCAAGATAAAGCCTTAGTTCCTGTTGCTGCTCTTGCTAGCCCAATGCCAGATAGTCGCTTGTTCCTTGAGCATCTCGCTGAGCAATACTATCAACAAGATACATTGGCTTGGTTTACCGACTACGTTGATCTGTTGTGCAAAGTGCATCTAACGCTTTGGCTGCGCTACGGGATTGCTTTGGAATCAAACCAGCAAAACGCCATTATTGCCTTTAGCGACGAAGGCAAAATGACGTTGGCGATGAAAGACAATGATGCCGCTCGTATTTGGCCAAGTCGTTTCAAAAGCTTTGAAAAGAGCTCTCCTGTTCAGTGCGAACAATTACTCGACCAACGAATCAAAGTCGATAATGAACTCGCGCTTGGCCAAATGTTTACCACGATTACGCTACAGCTGGATATTGCTGCGATCGTCGAGGCAATGGCAGCACAAGGGATAGCCTCAAGCGGAACCTTGTACTCCATCGTTGCAACCAGTCTCTCGCAGCATATCGCTCAGTTAGGCGCACAAGGGCATGATACGAAGTTGGCGCGCGAGCTCTTGTTTGACTCGCCAAACTTATATGCCAAATATCTGCTGAGTTCGGGCAGCCTGCTGTCAAAAGAAGCCTCTGGGGCAAGCGACATCAATAAGTATTATGGCCTATCCGCGCCCAACTTCTTGTTGCTAACCAGCGAAGAAGCTCAACATCAATACCTCACTGCCATTCAACACAGCGTGAGTTAA
- a CDS encoding DeoR/GlpR family DNA-binding transcription regulator, which produces MSKRNTQLRRHAISNLVNEKGEVSVEALSIQFETSEVTIRKDLASLEKNGQLLRRYGGAIALPKEVVSDEMNENVSIRKNELAEAAVKLIREHNRIVIDSGSTTGALIKMLDGMRGLVVMTNSLNVANALNELESEPTLLMTGGTWDAHSESFQGQVAESVLRSYDFDQLFIGADGVDLERGTTTFNELVGLSKVMAEVSREVIVMVESEKIGRKIPNLELAWDAIDILITNKDLDPELKTKIESHGVKVLCA; this is translated from the coding sequence ATGTCGAAACGAAACACTCAGCTAAGAAGACACGCTATTTCTAATCTAGTTAATGAGAAGGGAGAGGTCAGCGTTGAAGCACTTTCTATTCAATTTGAAACCTCTGAAGTGACGATTAGAAAGGATCTTGCTTCGCTAGAAAAAAATGGTCAGCTTCTTCGTCGCTATGGTGGTGCGATTGCCTTACCGAAAGAAGTGGTAAGCGACGAAATGAACGAAAATGTTTCGATTCGAAAGAACGAGTTGGCGGAGGCGGCGGTTAAGCTGATCCGCGAGCATAACCGTATTGTGATCGACAGTGGCAGTACAACTGGCGCTCTGATCAAAATGCTCGATGGCATGCGCGGTTTGGTGGTGATGACTAATTCTCTTAATGTCGCCAACGCGCTGAATGAGCTTGAGAGCGAACCGACTCTATTGATGACTGGCGGAACTTGGGATGCTCACTCCGAGTCGTTTCAAGGTCAAGTTGCAGAATCTGTTCTACGCTCATATGACTTCGACCAGTTATTTATTGGCGCAGATGGTGTCGATCTTGAGCGCGGGACCACCACCTTCAATGAGCTCGTTGGCCTAAGTAAAGTGATGGCTGAGGTGTCACGCGAGGTCATCGTCATGGTCGAGTCGGAAAAGATCGGCAGAAAGATCCCTAACTTAGAGTTAGCTTGGGATGCCATTGATATCTTAATTACTAACAAAGATTTAGACCCAGAGTTAAAAACAAAAATTGAATCTCATGGCGTCAAAGTGCTTTGTGCATAA
- a CDS encoding type III PLP-dependent enzyme, with the protein MNNSPQIPLHIEQEILQLATQQEQPLCAYIYDLKALEQHIKQMSHVLPKNVELFYAAKANPSEPILKTLAPYVDGFEAASGGELAHLHQQQLNMPLIFGGPGKMPSELEQAIELNVDAIHVESLTELQRIGALTQKLDRRAAIFLRMNIDIGDISLSKLAMGGKPTPFGLDESELSNALTLLSDFPKVHLKGFHFHLMSHQLDVDRHLALMQRYFQVVKAWQRQFELDEVMINLGGGMGINYQNDEQHFPWIEFCDKLEFLIAKEQVQDWRLRFECGRFISAPCGYYVMEVLDIKQNLGENFVIARGGTHHFRTPAAQSHDHPFAILPSNKPKAISQPIAHTQATFVGQLCTPKDVLARNKTVTQLDIGDYVVFTLAGAYAWNISHQNFLMHEPPLFHYYGESEPHPSLS; encoded by the coding sequence ATGAATAATTCTCCTCAGATTCCTTTGCACATTGAACAAGAGATTTTGCAACTAGCAACCCAGCAAGAGCAGCCACTTTGCGCCTACATCTACGACTTAAAGGCACTGGAACAACACATTAAGCAGATGAGCCATGTACTGCCAAAGAATGTCGAACTGTTTTACGCCGCAAAAGCCAATCCATCAGAGCCAATCTTGAAAACTCTCGCACCTTATGTCGACGGCTTTGAAGCGGCGTCAGGCGGAGAGTTAGCTCACCTGCACCAACAGCAACTCAATATGCCTTTGATCTTTGGCGGCCCAGGTAAAATGCCGAGCGAACTTGAGCAAGCGATAGAGCTCAACGTGGACGCTATTCATGTAGAAAGCCTTACCGAGCTACAACGCATTGGCGCATTAACCCAAAAGCTCGACCGCCGCGCCGCGATTTTTCTTCGAATGAACATCGATATTGGTGATATCAGCTTAAGTAAACTCGCGATGGGTGGAAAGCCGACCCCATTTGGTTTGGATGAAAGTGAACTAAGTAATGCCCTCACTCTGCTGAGCGATTTCCCCAAAGTGCATTTAAAGGGTTTTCACTTCCATTTAATGTCTCATCAACTTGACGTTGATCGTCACCTCGCCTTAATGCAACGTTACTTCCAAGTCGTTAAAGCGTGGCAAAGACAATTCGAGCTCGATGAGGTAATGATTAACCTTGGCGGGGGAATGGGGATTAACTACCAAAATGATGAGCAACATTTCCCGTGGATAGAGTTTTGCGACAAGCTAGAGTTTCTGATTGCTAAAGAACAAGTTCAAGATTGGCGACTACGATTTGAATGCGGGCGTTTTATCTCCGCGCCATGCGGTTATTACGTCATGGAGGTGTTAGACATCAAGCAAAACTTAGGGGAAAACTTTGTCATTGCACGTGGTGGCACACATCACTTCCGTACCCCTGCAGCGCAAAGCCATGACCATCCGTTCGCGATTTTGCCGAGCAATAAACCCAAAGCTATCTCACAGCCAATTGCTCATACCCAAGCAACATTCGTCGGCCAACTTTGTACACCCAAAGACGTTCTGGCAAGAAATAAAACTGTTACTCAGCTAGATATTGGCGATTATGTCGTGTTTACCCTTGCTGGCGCCTACGCTTGGAACATCTCCCATCAGAACTTCTTGATGCATGAGCCGCCACTTTTTCACTACTATGGAGAAAGTGAGCCACACCCTAGTCTGAGTTGA
- a CDS encoding MFS transporter — MTKLIYSVLLCHFIAAFAALGMPLFLPTVLPTLGTQVSAEWAGILFILPTFCTAMAARFWGQFADQYGRRRSLLRAQIGLALGFMLCGLATTLPMFVFGLIIQGTFGGTMAASNSYLSSQIEDAKALAKTLNKTQLSARLALIVAPIGLGSTLSETNPLNAYLWLAVLPLVAFAITLTLPVEHTESRPPQLEDSIGETDVTSERSLRVLYWVFGAQFSFAFAMVVTFPYFSPYVQQYGDVNPAWIGFLYALPHGVYLVFAPKVHLVDKMFNRHQQQRTLWLGFALLSVSCLMHLAQHQTVLIVARVLFGLGMVCCYHGLHQALATRLNRRQCGKVFSRFDAMSKWGGVAAGVGASSIIRFYSLDVPFLLSALVSAATLIALIIHSKFGHQHVTNSIIPE, encoded by the coding sequence ATGACCAAACTCATCTATAGCGTACTGCTTTGCCACTTTATCGCCGCCTTTGCTGCGTTAGGGATGCCGCTATTCTTACCGACGGTGTTACCCACATTAGGCACTCAGGTAAGTGCAGAATGGGCCGGCATTTTGTTCATTCTCCCTACCTTCTGCACTGCAATGGCGGCGCGTTTTTGGGGACAATTTGCCGACCAATACGGCAGGCGTCGTTCTCTGCTCCGAGCTCAAATTGGGCTTGCGCTAGGGTTTATGCTGTGTGGCTTAGCAACAACGCTACCCATGTTTGTGTTTGGTCTCATAATTCAAGGAACGTTTGGCGGCACAATGGCTGCCTCGAATAGCTACCTTTCAAGCCAAATAGAAGATGCAAAAGCCTTAGCTAAAACGCTGAATAAAACCCAATTATCCGCCCGATTAGCTCTGATTGTGGCACCAATTGGGCTGGGGTCAACCTTGTCGGAAACCAACCCGCTCAATGCGTATTTGTGGCTAGCAGTATTACCGCTAGTGGCTTTTGCGATCACGTTGACACTACCGGTCGAACACACCGAATCCCGTCCACCTCAATTAGAAGATTCCATTGGCGAAACGGATGTGACATCAGAGCGCTCTTTACGTGTGCTCTATTGGGTGTTTGGAGCTCAGTTTAGCTTCGCTTTCGCTATGGTTGTGACCTTCCCGTATTTCTCTCCTTATGTTCAACAATACGGCGATGTGAATCCGGCGTGGATTGGTTTTTTGTATGCGCTACCGCATGGTGTTTATCTAGTGTTTGCACCTAAGGTTCATCTTGTTGACAAGATGTTCAATCGCCACCAGCAGCAACGCACACTTTGGCTCGGCTTTGCGTTACTCTCCGTCAGTTGCTTGATGCACCTTGCTCAACATCAAACCGTACTAATCGTGGCGCGCGTCCTGTTTGGGCTTGGCATGGTTTGCTGTTATCACGGACTACATCAAGCGCTTGCTACCCGACTTAATAGACGACAATGCGGCAAAGTGTTCTCTCGCTTTGATGCGATGTCTAAATGGGGCGGCGTTGCAGCAGGTGTTGGCGCCTCTTCTATTATACGTTTCTATTCGCTCGACGTTCCTTTCCTACTTTCTGCGTTGGTCAGTGCGGCGACTCTTATCGCACTGATCATTCATTCAAAATTTGGACATCAACATGTTACAAACTCCATTATCCCCGAGTGA